Genomic DNA from Nitrosarchaeum koreense MY1:
CGCATCTTCTCCAAATGAGTGAATTTCAGTTTTTAGAGAAACTTTACCAAGGTCATGATGATCTATTAAAAATGTAACAGGATGAACTTGCCAACCATGTTTTGGAAGTATTGGAAAGGGAACTGTCTCGACAAATTTAGAACCAGATAAAGTCTTTTGAAAAGATTTGTCCATCCCTAAAACTTCCAGTACGACGTGATTTGTCTTTGAAGTTTTATCGAGATATGAAATCTCAACGTATCCTTCATCATAATAAGTGGCATCAATTTCAAATGTTGATTTTAAAACGTCGTGATTAGAACCAGAATCAAAAATAAAAAATAAACCCAATACCGTGATTACTATAATAGAAATCAATGGAATGATTTTTTTTGCCATATTAATTATGAAAATTCTTTTCTCATATTACGCAAAAATTTAGAGTTTATTCTAATTCTTTCCAGAGTTTGCTCTTGAGTTCTTTCAGTTCCTGGAGTAGGATTCTTTTTGAAGAATTGACGAATCTCTTTTTCCATGGAATCATCAGCAATTGATGAAATACTTGCAACAATTCTATTAAACAGTGGATTACCACGACCAACTTTTTTACTTAATTTTGGCCAGTTATTCTTTAGCCAAGGCCAGAGTATTTTTTTACCATAAGGATTTCCTGCAACCTTCATAATTGGAAGCTGCATGTTTTGGGAGCGAACCTCAGAGGTTTGAGAAAAATTCAGCGATTTGAGTAATAATTTTGGATCCTTAAAACTACACATTGCTCCAAGGAAACGTAGTTTTTCTTCAGTTGTTTTTGCATTTCTATAAAGACGAGTTAATTCAGCATGTGTTTTAGAATTACCATTCCATGCCATTACAGAACATACAGGCTCAACTAGATCAGGAGGGAGAGAATTTTGATTTTTCAAGAATTGCTTATAGCGATTTTCAGATTCGATTGTAACTTCTTCATCATTTAGTTTACCTAATGTAAAAATTACAAATCCACGCATCAAGGCATCTGTATGTTTATCTGTTTTTTTAGGATCCCATCCAAGGTCATGCAAGATTTTCTTTAGATATTTTACAGTGTAATTTTTAATTTGATCAGAAAAGTCTTCATCAAATGCTCTAAAATACAAAGAGGTTAGATTATGTGCTACATTTACTGTTGCCAAATAACTGTCTTCATCATAATATGCATCAGAGAAATCAAGATAGTTACGTACTGTTTCATCACCAGATACACATAAAGAAAACAGATCATTTTGAATTGCCCATCTGTCGATTGCAGGAATTTGTTTTTGGTCTATTAGCATTTTAAGATCTATCAAAGTTCCTTCATCATACTTTACACGATAGAATCCTTTTCTTCCAAAATTAGCTACAAACCCAATATTGTCTTTAGGTAGTTTTACTGACATTGATTTTTTTGTAAACAGTTTTTGAAATAACTCATTTTGCAATCCTATAGAAAGCGGAATGAACCACAATCCTTTGGTTGATTTTTTATCAGATTCTAAAACATATCGTCTTTGTTTAAGATGTAATATAGAATCTCGTTTTTCTATCTCAACTACAGGAAAGCCAGGTTGCTTTAACCATGTCTGAACCATTGAACGAACTGGCATTTTAGAAATTTTTCCTATTGCATCCCAAAGATCTTTGCCTTCAGCGTTTTTGTATTTGAAACCAGCAAGATATTTTTTTAATCCTTTTTGGAAATTTGATTCACCAACATAATGTTCTAACATTCTTAAAACACAACCACCCTTATCATAAGAAATCGCATCAAATATTTCACGAATTTCAGATGTAGAATTAACTTTAACATCAATTGGATGAGTATTTTTCAATGAATCTAGCGCCATAGCATTATTCATCGCATCATCAACAAATTGATTCCATAAATCCCATTCCGGGTAAAACTTGTCTACAAATTTTGTTGCCATAAATGTTGCAAAGCTTTCATTTAACCACAAATCATTCCACCATTTCATAGTGACTAGATTTCCAAACCACTGATGTGCAATCTCATGAGAGATGACTTCTGCAATGTATTGTTTTGTTCTGGTGGAAGACGTTTTTGGATCATATAGAAGAATCGTTTCTCTAAATGTAATTGCGCCCCAATTTTCCATCGCGCCTGCTGCAAAATCAGGGATTGCTATCAAATCCAATTTAGGCAGAGGATATTTTATGCCAAAATATTTCTCATATGATGAAAGCAATTTTTTTCCAAGTTCCAGAGAATATTTTCCTTTAGACTTGTTTCCTTTTGTAGTAATTACACGAACCTGAACTTTACCAATCTTGCCTGTAAGATATTCAAATTCACCAACACCAAGATAGATAAGATATGTAGACATTATTGGAGTTTTTGCAAATTTGTACAGCGTTTTATTCTTTAATCTTTTTTTAGACATTATTGGCATGTTTGAAATTGCAGTGAATTTGTTTTCAGCAATTATAGAAATTTCAAAGGTTGCTTTTGCTTCTGGTTCATCCCAACATGGAAATGCTCTTCTGGCATCAGCTGCCTCAAATTGTGTTGTTGCAAGATATTTTGTTTTGCCATTTTGTTTGTATTGACTTCTATAGAATCCCAACAATCTATCGTTTAAGTCTCCAGTGAATTCAATTTCAATA
This window encodes:
- a CDS encoding M1 family metallopeptidase; translated protein: MKVFPVNYVLEFEPIFKNFTFIGKEIITVECKDSVNTIIMHCAEIKIKSCRVINNDVIQKAVTKTDANKEELVITIKNKIKGCAFIEIEFTGDLNDRLLGFYRSQYKQNGKTKYLATTQFEAADARRAFPCWDEPEAKATFEISIIAENKFTAISNMPIMSKKRLKNKTLYKFAKTPIMSTYLIYLGVGEFEYLTGKIGKVQVRVITTKGNKSKGKYSLELGKKLLSSYEKYFGIKYPLPKLDLIAIPDFAAGAMENWGAITFRETILLYDPKTSSTRTKQYIAEVISHEIAHQWFGNLVTMKWWNDLWLNESFATFMATKFVDKFYPEWDLWNQFVDDAMNNAMALDSLKNTHPIDVKVNSTSEIREIFDAISYDKGGCVLRMLEHYVGESNFQKGLKKYLAGFKYKNAEGKDLWDAIGKISKMPVRSMVQTWLKQPGFPVVEIEKRDSILHLKQRRYVLESDKKSTKGLWFIPLSIGLQNELFQKLFTKKSMSVKLPKDNIGFVANFGRKGFYRVKYDEGTLIDLKMLIDQKQIPAIDRWAIQNDLFSLCVSGDETVRNYLDFSDAYYDEDSYLATVNVAHNLTSLYFRAFDEDFSDQIKNYTVKYLKKILHDLGWDPKKTDKHTDALMRGFVIFTLGKLNDEEVTIESENRYKQFLKNQNSLPPDLVEPVCSVMAWNGNSKTHAELTRLYRNAKTTEEKLRFLGAMCSFKDPKLLLKSLNFSQTSEVRSQNMQLPIMKVAGNPYGKKILWPWLKNNWPKLSKKVGRGNPLFNRIVASISSIADDSMEKEIRQFFKKNPTPGTERTQEQTLERIRINSKFLRNMRKEFS